The Daucus carota subsp. sativus chromosome 9, DH1 v3.0, whole genome shotgun sequence genome window below encodes:
- the LOC108202024 gene encoding acetylajmalan esterase translates to MMPSTRVLLQLWIICQFYLHARPEMSFDLQLPDIRVFRSCNIEKIYQFGASFSDTGNELVEDPTIASSRLPYGESSLQGPTGRYSDGLLMIDYIALAAGIPLLNPYLKDDADFSHGVNFAVGGATALSANGLAEKNIPVTAIDNSLGTQVEWMSNHFSSQCHLDKDCSRGRLNNSLFVIGEIGRNDYNRAFGLGNKTFAEAEEMVPEVVEVVENAVRRVIGLGASQVIVPGIFPMGCLPGILEDFKSNDKSAYDEHQCLKEFNNFVAFHNNYLQKTIITLQAENPHTTIVYADYFNAFKWILYNAPRLGFDATSVLEGCCGNTGPTSDASSTEGCGSSNVPVCSNPDRYINWDGVHFTQKTHSVLATWVVADMIPKLNCVLQVEDH, encoded by the exons ATGATGCCTTCAACCAGAGTGCTCCTTCAGCTATGGATAATTTGTCAATTCTATCTCCATGCTCGACCTGAAATGTCTTTTGATCTGCAGCTACCCGATATTCGTGTATTCAGAAGTTGCAACATCGAAAAGATATATCAGTTTGGAGCTTCTTTTTCGGATACTGGAAACGAGCTAGTGGAAGATCCAACAATTGCATCCTCTAGGCTTCCCTATGGTGAGAGCTCTCTTCAGGGTCCAACTGGCCGTTATTCAGATGGACTCCTCATGATCGACTACATTG CATTAGCAGCTGGTATACCATTGCTGAATCCCTATTTAAAAGACGACGCAGACTTTAGTCACGGTGTAAACTTTGCGGTTGGTGGTGCTACAGCATTGTCAGCAAATGGTTTGGCAGAGAAAAACATTCCTGTAACTGCCATCGACAATTCCCTTGGCACTCAAGTTGAGTGGATGTCGAATCATTTCAGTTCTCAGTGCCACCTAGACAAAG ACTGTAGTCGTGGACGTCTAAATAATTCTCTGTTTGTGATCGGTGAAATTGGAAGAAATGATTACAATAGAGCATTCGGACTAGGCAATAAAACCTTTGCAGAGGCCGAAGAAATGGTGCCTGAAGTTGTTGAAGTAGTTGAAAATGCAGTAAGA AGAGTCATTGGTCTTGGGGCATCTCAAGTAATTGTTCCAGGGATTTTCCCAATGGGATGCCTTCCAGGAATCCTGGAGGATTTCAAAAGCAATGATAAATCAGCCTACGACGAACATCAGTGTTTGAAAGAGTTCAATAATTTTGTAGCATTTCATAACAACTATCTACAGAAGACGATCATCACGTTGCAAGCAGAAAATCCCCACACTACAATTGTGTATGCGGATTACTTCAATGCCTTCAAATGGATTCTTTATAATGCTCCGCGGCTAG GTTTTGATGCAACTTCTGTATTAGAAGGCTGCTGCGGAAATACTGGCCCAACCAGTGATGCTTCCTCGACGGAAGGTTGTGGGAGCTCAAATGTTCCGGTATGTTCGAATCCTGATCGATATATCAATTGGGATGGAGTGCATTTCACACAGAAAACACACAGTGTTCTAGCCACTTGGGTTGTAGCAGATATGATACCAAAGCTTAATTGTGTCCTTCAAGTTGAAGATCATTAG